One part of the Glycine max cultivar Williams 82 chromosome 14, Glycine_max_v4.0, whole genome shotgun sequence genome encodes these proteins:
- the LOC100816669 gene encoding rust resistance kinase Lr10, with product MNFGACLQQTMLNFQKLSLLILLTLVFQPVNVIGKNHYCMQKCGRVHIQFPFYLRNSNKFNHTTDYPTGFGLLCTEKDDTLLELPSVPIKLFVRNIDYKSQQIEIYDPQNCLPSQLLKLGNASISPFQFSKPKGFYDYEKDLYDSRTNVSFFRCDSRSLCPIFLLDPSDDVNLFIPDILYCTKLKDILSVKWYFNMEDWDSAVLMEWSKPNCSYCEAQGQKCRWKNGTNGETECFVCPTNKIPTRTVLIIAAGGIVGLMLLLLLAKALFHVYCYHKMKGEDQARIEKFLEDYRAMKPTRFTYADIKRMTNGLSESLGEGAHGAVFKGMLSREILVAVKILNNAVGDGKDFMNEVGTIGKIHHVNVVRLLGFCAEGFHHALVYDFFPNGSLQRFLAPPDNKDVFLGWDKLQRIAMGVARGIEYLHLGCDQRILHFDINPHNVLLDEDLIPKITDFGLAKLCPKNQNTVSMSAAKGTLGYIAPEVFSRSYGNVSYKSDIYSYGMLLLEMVGGRKNTNVSLEESFQVLYPEWIYNLLEGRDTHVTIENEGDVKTAKKLAIIGLWCIQWNPVDRPSIKTVVQMLEEDGDKLIAPPNPFGTTNSSGTNVVVPTRRQNFELEIIHETNE from the exons ATGAATTTTGGGGCCTGCTTGCAACAGACAATGCTCAATTTTCAGAAATTGTCTCTTCTAATTCTATTGACTTTGGTGTTTCAGCCTGTGAATGTGATAGGCAAGAACCACTACTGCATGCAGAAATGTGGTCGCGTTCATATTCAATTTCCATTTTatctcagaaacagcaataagTTCAATCACACCACAGACTATCCCACTGGGTTCGGTCTGTTATGCACTGAAAAAGATGATACTTTGCTGGAGCTACCTTCTGTTCCAATAAAATTGTTTGTCAGAAACATTGATTACAAATCTCAGCAAATTGAAATCTACGACCCTCAAAATTGCCTTCCAAGTCAGCTCTTGAAACTCGGCAATGCATCCATTTCTCCTTTCCAATTTTCGAAGCCAAAAGGTTTTTATGATTACGAGAAAGATTTATACGATTCCAGGACTAACGTTTCCTTCTTCCGTTGTGATTCAAGGTCACTGTGCCCTATTTTTCTACTTGACCCATCGGACGACGTTAATCTATTTATCCCCGATATACTATACTGCACTAAGCTGAAAGATATTTTGTCCGTGAAGTGGTACTTCAATATGGAAGATTGGGATTCAGCAGTGCTTATGGAATGGTCAAAACCTAACTGTAGTTACTGTGAAGCACAAGGCCAGAAATGTAGATGGAAGAATGGTACCAACGGTGAAACTGAATGTTTCGTTTGCCCAACAAACAAGATTCCGACACGGACTGTTCTAATCATTGCTGCAG GAGGAATAGTTGGTTTGATGCTTTTGCTGCTATTGGCCAAGGCATTGTTTCATGTGTATTGCTATCATAAGATGAAAGGAGAAGACCAGGCTCGGATAGAGAAATTCTTGGAGGATTATAGGGCAATGAAGCCTACTCGATTCACTTATGCTGACATTAAGAGAATGACAAATGGGCTTAGTGAGAGTTTAGGGGAAGGGGCTCATGGAGCAGTGTTCAAAGGAATGCTCTCCCGAGAAATTCTTGTTGCTGTGAAGATACTCAACAACGCAGTGGGTGACGGAAAGGATTTCATGAATGAAGTGGGGACTATTGGGAAAATTCATCATGTTAACGTTGTTCGTTTGCTCGGATTCTGCGCAGAAGGGTTCCACCATGCTCTTGTTTATGATTTCTTCCCAAATGGATCGCTGCAGAGATTCTTGGCTCCGCCTGACAACAAGGATGTTTTCCTTGGTTGGGACAAGTTGCAAAGAATTGCTATGGGTGTTGCCAGAGGGATTGAGTATCTCCACCTTGGCTGTGACCAAAGAATACTTCACTTTGATATCAATCCTCACAATGTTTTGCTAGATGAGGACCTCATTCCAAAAATCACTGATTTTGGACTTGCTAAGTTGTGtcccaaaaatcaaaacacGGTGTCCATGAGTGCAGCCAAGGGAACCTTGGGCTACATTGCCcctgaagttttctcaagaagcTACGGTAATGTGTCATATAAGTCTGACATTTACAGCTATGGGATGTTGCTGCTGGAGATGGttggaggaagaaagaataCAAATGTGTCATTAGAGGAAAGTTTCCAAGTTCTATACCCTGAATGGATCTATAACTTGCTAGAAGGCAGAGACACACATGTTACCATTGAGAATGAGGGAGATGTGAAAACTGCAAAGAAACTTGCCATTATAGGACTTTGGTGCATTCAGTGGAATCCAGTGGACCGTCCATCCATAAAAACGGTTGTGCAAATGCTTGAAGAGGATGGAGACAAATTAATTGCACCCCCCAATCCTTTTGGCACCACCAATTCTTCTGGAACAAATGTCGTTGTTCCAACAAGGCGTCAGAATTTCGAGTTGGAAATTATTCATGAAACAAATGAGTAA
- the LOC100817208 gene encoding LEAF RUST 10 DISEASE-RESISTANCEUS RECEPTOR-LIKE PROTEIN KINASE-like 2.1 has translation MVILSSFFRCAQSVIAFVAFIIIVLFQQTCFAKHHPSCPLSSCGKVQNITYPFRLKGHPDGCGLSRYELDCVNNATVLTLFSGKYHVQDIDYKRYQIRLTDAGIAEDTACSIPRYVLQRFNFSDDDPLFFTDVKEYQDEDYYPRNVVFLNCTKKVNDDPRYVEVNAVRRCDSGGGGHIYALLNGFGELSMMDIKVGCRLTATTFASWKRYRNVSYADIRKWLHQGFRLSWFSTVICRDQCGKGYRGCNINQTTGEIGCEEKRYCYMLGYKYYKTTKYCGILGITYLILGYIRYYSPSPHIVGFVLDIRYLQLKNWYDGVSIARNLLLIFMIARILFGITILLMVFIYMWRRRRYSMYENIEMFLLDNNLNPIRYEYKEIKKMTKNFKQKLGQGGFGSVYKGKLRSGPDVAIKMLSKSKANGEEFISEVATIGRIHHVNVVRLVGYCVEGEKHGLIYEYMPNGSLEKYIFPKEGRVPLSYEKTYEISLGIARGIAYLHEGCDVQILHFDIKPHNILLDESFIPKVSDFGLAKLHPVKDRSLVLPEAIGTLGYIAPELYYKNIGGVSYKADVYSFGKLLMEMASRRRNSDPLPDQLSSNDYFPFWIYDELKEEKDIDLEDASDKDKLLVKKMFMVALWCIQFKPNDRPSMKKIVEMLEGNVESLEMPPKPIIYPHDGEINSNQTSWSDSTCSSKNLCRNKSNH, from the exons ATGGTTATCTTATCTTCCTTCTTCCGCTGTGCACAATCAGTGATTGCCTTTGTGGCTTTCATAATTATTGTGCTATTCCAACAAACTTGCTTTGCCAAGCATCACCCATCCTGTCCTCTTTCTTCATGCGGCAAAGTTCAGAACATAACATATCCATTTCGACTGAAAGGTCACCCAGATGGTTGTGGCCTCTCAAGGTACGAATTAGATTGTGTGAACAACGCGACAGTGCTAACTCTGTTTTCGGGGAAATACCATGTGCAGGATATCGATTACAAGAGGTATCAGATCCGATTGACAGATGCGGGTATCGCGGAGGATACTGCTTGCTCCATTCCTCGCTATGTTTTACAGAGATTTAATTTCAGTGATGATGATCCGCTATTTTTTACGGATGTGAAGGAGTATCAGGATGAGGATTACTATCCTCGAAATGTAGTGTTTCTGAACTGTACTAAGAAAGTGAATGATGATCCTCGATATGTTGAAGTGAATGCCGTTCGTCGTTGTGATTCCGGAGGAGGAGGCCATATCTATGCCCTTCTGAATGGCTTTGGCGAACTTAGTATGATGGACATCAAGGTTGGGTGCCGTTTAACGGCTACTACCTTTGCAAGCTGGAAACGTTACAGGAACGTTTCCTATGCTGATATCCGCAAGTGGCTGCACCAAGGATTTCGGTTATCTTGGTTCTCAACAGTTATTTGTAGAGATCAATGCGGAAAGGGTTACAGAGGTTGCAACATCAATCAAACCACGGGAGAAATTGGAtgtgaagaaaagagatactgCTATATGTTGGGCTACAAATATTACAAAACGACCAAGTATTGCG GTATTCTGGGAATTACATATCTGATTCTGGGATATATACGGTACTATTCTCCTTCTCCCCATATAGTTG GATTTGTCCTTGATATAAGATATCTGCAACTAAAGAACTGGTATGATGGAGTATCCATTGCAAGGAATCTTCTACTGATATTCATGATAGCCAGAATTCTATTTGGAATCACCATTTTGCTTATGGTGTTTATCTACATGTGGAGACGTAGACGTTACTCAATGTATGAAAACATTGAAATGTTTTTGTTAGACAACAATCTAAACCCTATTCGGTACGAATAcaaagaaatcaagaaaatgaccaaaaatttcaaacaaaaattgggTCAAGGAGGTTTCGGCTCGGTATACAAAGGCAAACTTCGAAGTGGGCCAGATGTGGCAATTAAGATGTTGAGCAAATCTAAAGCTAATGGTGAAGAGTTTATTAGTGAAGTGGCTACAATTGGAAGAATACATCACGTGAATGTGGTACGTCTTGTTGGATATTGTGTTGAAGGAGAAAAACATGGTTTAATTTATGAATACATGCCTAACGGTTCattggaaaaatatattttccctAAAGAAGGAAGAGTCCCTTTAAGTTATGAGAAAACATATGAAATATCTCTTGGCATTGCTCGGGGTATTGCATATTTGCATGAAGGTTGTGATGTGCAAATTCTACATTTTGATATCAAGCCACACAATATTCTTCTAGATGAGAGCTTCATCCCAAAGGTTTCAGATTTTGGACTTGCAAAGCTACATCCTGTGAAAGATAGGTCTCTTGTTTTACCTGAAGCAATTGGAACTTTGGGCTACATAGCTCCAGAATTATACTACAAAAATATTGGTGGAGTATCATATAAGGCCGACGTTTATAGTTTTGGAAAGCTTTTGATGGAAATGGCAAGTAGAAGGAGGAACTCAGATCCTCTTCCAGATCAACTTTCAAGCAATGATTACTTTCCGTTTTGGATATATGATGAACTCaaggaagaaaaagatattGACTTGGAAGATGCCTCAGACAAGGATAAgcttttagtgaaaaaaatgttCATGGTTGCACTTTGGTGTATACAATTTAAACCAAATGATCGTCCTTCAATGAAGAAAATTGTAGAAATGCTTGAAGGAAATGTTGAAAGTCTTGAAATGCCTCCAAAGCCTATTATATACCCACATGATGGTGAAATCAACTCTAACCAAACATCATGGAGTGATTCAACTTGTTCTAGTAAGAATCTTTGCAGAAACAAATCCAATCATTGA